CGCCTCGCCCGCCTCGACCTCGGGGTCGTCGGGGACCATGGTGGCCGGCTCGGCGTCCTCGCTGGGTGCCTCCGAGCCCTGTTCGGCCGCCTCGCTGGCCGCGGCCTCGATCTCGCTCTGGAGTTCTGCGGCCGCGTCGGCGTTCTCGGACCGGCGGTCCATCACGGTGGCCGCGACGAGGACCCCGCCGAGGACGAGCACCGCGACGACCGCGATCGCGGTCATCTGGTTGCGACGACGCTCCTCCTGGCGAGCCTTCTCGCGCTCTGCTCGCCGGCGGGCCTTCTCCTGCTTCTTGTGCTGGCTTCCGCTCACGCTGTGTGTGCTCCGCGTTTCTGGTCTGGACCGGGTGGCTCCATGCAAGCGACTGCCCCGGTCGGACGGTGATCGACCCCGAAGGCTATCGCGCTCGCGCGACGCGCCGGGAATGGCCGGATTCGGCAGGTTGGCCGAACGTGGCTCAGAAGGTGTTGAGCGTCAGTCCGCCATCGATGACCAGGGTCTGGCCCGTGATGTAGGACGCCTTGTCGCCGGCCAGGAAGACGATCGCGTCGGCGACCTCCTGCGGGACACCCCATCGCTGGATGGGTGCTCGCTGGACGAACGCCTTCTCGGTGTCGTCGTCGGTCCAGGCGAACTTCGAGATGTCGGTCTTCACCCAGCCCGGCGCGACGGCGTTGACGCGCACACCGGCATGGCCCATCTCCATCGCGGAGTTGACGGTCAGGCTGATCAGCCCGGCCTTGGCCGCGCCGTAGTGCGCCATGCCCGGTGAGGACCCCGCCCCGGCGACCGACGACACTTGACGATCGAGCCGGAGCCCTGCGCCGTCATCAGCTTGCCGGCCTCCTGGGTGGCCCAGAACGCCTGGGTGAGGTTGAGGGTCAACCCCTTCTCCCAGCCCGATGACCGCATCTCGGTGATCGGCACCATGAAGGAGTTCCAGCCCGCGTTGTTGACCAGCACGTCCAGCCGGCCGAGCTCGTCGGCGGTGTGGGTCACGGCATGCCGGACCTGCGCCTCCTCCATCACGTCGGTCTGGACGACCAGCGTGCGGACGCCGTGCTCGGCGCACTGCGCGGCGACCTTCTCGAGGTCCTCCACGGTGCGCGAGGCGAGGGCGACGTCGTACCCCTCGGCCGCAAGCGCGATCGCTGTGGCCGCGCCGATGCCGCGGGATGCGCCGGTGACCAGCGCGACCTGGCGGTCCTCGGTCACGCTGCCCCGTCGCTGCGGCCGACCTCTATGCGCCAGCAGTAGCGGTGCCAGTGGCGGCGCAGGTCGGGGTCCCCGTGTGGCCAGACCACGACGTGGGCCTCGCCCTCGGGGATCGTGTTCCCGCAGTCAGGACAGATGTAGTCCTTCTCGGCCCGTTCGGCCGGCACGTTCTGGACGTCGTAGCCGTCCAGCTGCATGTCCGGGTCGATCTGGGACCGGGAGTAGATGTGAGCCATGTCCTGCAGCGCTTCGGGGTTCTGCCATGGCCGTGACTTGCGCTTGCGGCGCGCACCCTTGCTCATGTCAATCGACTTCCTCAACAGGGGCCTTCGTGGTGGTGTCCCACGGAATGTTCGTCTGGCCCCACAATCTAGTACGTGTAGAACCCTCGGCCGACCTTACGGCCGAGATATCCGACGCTCACCATGTGTTCCAGCAGCGGGACGGGCTCGAAGCCCGGGTCACGGAACTCCGCGTACAGCGCCCGGCAGATCTCCAGGGTCACGTCGAGCCCCACGATATCCATCAGCGCGAACGGTCCCATCGGATGCCCGCAGCCGAGCTTCATCGCCGTGTCGATCTCGGGGGCGGTGGCGTAGCCGTCCTCCAGCATCCTGGTGGCGTCGTTGAGGTAGGGGAACAGCAGAGCGTTGACGATGAACCCGGCGCGGTCCCCACACAGCACGCCGTGCTTGCCGAGCTTCTCGGTGATCGCCCGTGACTGCATCAGCGTCTGGTCGTCGGTGCGCACGGTGGGCACCACCTCGACGAGCTTCATGATGGCGGCCGGGTTGAAGAAGTGCAGGCCGATGACCTTCTCGGGCCGGTTGGTGGCCATGGCCATCTCGATGACCGGCAGCGAGGACGTGGTGGTCGCCAGCACGCAGTCGGGCTTGGTGATCTGGTCGAGCTCCTCGAAGAGGGGTCGCTTGACCTCCATCAGCTCGGCGACTGCCTCGATGACGATGTCGCACTCCGCGAAGCTGGCCAGCCCGTCGGTGACGCTGATCCGGCCGAGGGCCTCCTCGGCGGCGTCGGCCTCCATGCGGCCCTTGTCGACCATGCGCTGCAACGACTTGCCGACCGCGGCCTTCGCCGACTCGGCCTTGGCGACGCTGCGGCCGCGCACGATCACGTCGTAGCCGGCCTTGGCGCAGACCTCGGCGATACCGGAGGCCATCGTGCCGGTGCCGAGCACGCCGATGGTGCCCCAGTGGGCGATCGACTCGGGGTCGATCGGGGTGACGTCGCTGGCGTCGTCGGCGGCGGTGCGGGAGGAGTTGGGCTTCTCGTAGGTGTAGAAGCCGCGTCCGGACTTGCGCCCCATGAAGCCGGCGGTCTTGAGCTGGCGGATGATCGGGTGCGGGGCATAGCGCACGTCGCCGAACTGCTCGTACATCCGCTCCATGATGGAGTTGGTGGAGTCGATGCCGATCAGGTCGACGAGGCCGATCGGGCCGATGGGGTGGCCGCAGCCGAACCGCATGGCGGCGTCGATGTCCTCACGGGTGGCGTAGCCCTCCTCCACCATGCCGACGGCCTGGTTGAGGTAGGGGAACAACAGCAGGTTGGCGATGAAGCCGGCCCGGTCGCGCACGACGACGGGGGTCTTGCCGAGCTCGGTGGCGAACGCCTTGGCCAGCTCGACGACCTCGGGGTTGGTGACCACCGTGGTGATCATCTCCACGAGCTCCATCACGGGAGCCGGGTTGAAGAAGTGGAAGCCGAGGACGCGGTCGGGCCGCTTGGTGTGGACCGCCACGTCGATGACACCCAGGGAGGAGGTGTTGGTGGCGACGATCGCGTCGGGCCGCAGGACCGCGTCGAGCTGCTCGAAGGTCTTCTGCTTCATGTCGAGCTGCTCGGGGACCGCCTCGATGACGAGGTCGGAGTCCGACAGGACCGCGAAGTCGGTGTGGCCGCTGATCCGGTCGAGGATCGCCTCCATGTCCGCCGCGTCGAGCTTGCTGCGGTCGACCGCACGCTGCAGGGAGTTGCGGATCCGGCTGAGGCCCTTCTCGACCATCTCGTCGTTGACCTCGACGAACTGCACCGCGCGGCCACCCCGGGCGACCACCTCGCAGATGCCCGATCCCATGGTTCCACAGCCGACGACGCCGACCTTCTCGATGCGCTCCACAGCTCTCCCTCGCAGGGTTGTCCGGCCCACGCCGTGGCGCCGACGCGGGGAGGAGGAGTCTATGGGGTCGGGTTCGCTCGGCCCGAATCAGGGCCGGGTGCCAGGCCGACCTCGACCGCCATGCGCTGTCGGTGGCCCCACGCCTTCCACAGGTCCCGGCTGGCCCCGAGCCCCATCCCCACGAAGACGAGCGCGAACGTGGCGACCGCGTCGGGTGCCCCCTCCCAGAACAGCTCGACGACCAGGGCGACCATCGCGAGGGACTGCGCGATCGTCACCGTAAGCAGCGCCTGCCGGGCCGTCTGCGGTCGCCGCCACGACCCTCCGTCTCGACGTCTCATCCTCACCCCACGCATATCCGGACTGCGGGTCCACACCCTACCCCCGCCTCCCGGCACCCCGGCCTCCCCTCACCCACCCGGCGTGTGCGATCCCCCTCACCTGCCGTGGCCCAAGCCACCCACCCCAAGCCGGCGTGTGCGATCCCCACCCCTTGGCGACGCCGAACGCACCCAACCGGCCAGGGTGGGTGCAATAGCCGCCCCTCAGAGGCGTCCAACGCACACACCGGTCGTGCGGGACCTCCGGTGTGCTGCAAACCCCAGTAGACAGAGCTGCACCGCCGCAGGGCGCCGACGAAACGCGAGCGAGACTCGCAGTGCCCGATGCGGAGCGAGGGCCGAGAATCGAGGGAGTGATTCGTCGGTCACGAGCCCGAGGACCCGACGAGCGGAGCGAGGACCAGCAACGGAGCCCAACTCACACCCCACTAACTCAATACGTTCAGCAGGCTCAGGACCGTCCGCAGCAGCATGGCGTGGCGGGGCAGGCCGTGGACCTGCAGGCCGCCGGCGACCCAGCGGCTGGTCAGGCCCCGGCCCGAGGACGTCAGCAGGTCGGGGATGCCGAAGCGCAGCGGCACGGTGGAGAGGCCGAGGATCGTGTCGGCGGTGCCGACGAGGCGCAGCTCGGCCGCCATGGCGGGGCCGGACGTCACCCACAGCTGGTCGCCCGCGAAGTGCAGGCGGACCTGTTCGTCGGTGTCGGTGACGACGATGCCCACCGATCCGCTGGACCGGCGGACGAGCGACCCCTTCGACGGGTCGGCGACGAGGTTGGCGCTCAGCAGTCCGCCCAGCATCCCGGCGAACGCCCCGGCGCCGTCCTCGACCTCGACGGTGACCTCGGGCAGCAGGGGACTCATCCGACCCCGGCTGCGCCGGAGCGGATCAGCAGGAACCCGATCAGGTTGAACACGACGTGGGCCACGATCGGCACGACGAGGGTCCCGTGGCGACGCATCACCCACGCCAGCACCATCCCCAGCGGGAACGTCAGCGCGATCACGAACCGCTCGACGTGGGTCACGCCGAAGGCCAGCCCGGACAACCCGATGGCCGGCCAGGCGGGGAGGTGCTTGTTGAGCGCCTGGAACAGCACGCCGCGATACAGCAGCTCCTCACCGAGCGGGCCGAGCAGCACGACGCCGAGCCCGACCAGCAGTGAGGTCACCCCGCCGGCCTGCGCGGCCTCCTGCACGCCTTCCTGCACGACGGGCGCGTCACGGCCGAGCGCGTCGATCAGGGTGGTCAGGGCGATGCCCAGGCCGAGCTGGACGACCACGAACCCTGCCAGCCCGTACCCGATGCCGAGGGCGACGTCGCGCAGCGTCGGTTGCTTGACGCCGAACGCCCGCCGCACGGCGTCCGGGACCTTCGCCTGCAGGCCGCGGAACCGCACCCAGGACACCGTGACGGCCGTCAGCATGACGACGGCCACCAGGACCCCCACGGCGGTGGACTCCGAGGACAGGGGGTCGCTGAAGGTCGATCCGACGATCGTGGCGCCGGCACCGGCGACGACCAGCCACAGGACGTAGATGACGAGCGCGTCCCACCACTCCCACGGGATGGCGTGACGACGGTCGCGGCCGTCCATCGGCGCGGGGCTCCACTCGGCTGCGGGCACCGGGATCCGATCGCCCACCTCGGGCTGCACGCGTTACCCCGCTGCCGCGGTGCCGACGCGCTCGACGTCGGCGCCGAGGTTGGTCAGCTTGCCGAGGAAGTCGGCGTATCCACGGTCGATGTGGAACGGGTCACGGACGACGGTCTCCCCCTCGGCGACGAGGCCGGCGAGGACCAGCGCCGCGCCCGCCCGCAGGTCGGTGGCCCGCACGACGGCGCCGTGCAGGGCACGGGGTCCCCGGACGACGACGTGGTGTCCCTCACGCGTGATGTCGGCACCCATCAGCTGCATCTGGTCGATGAGGGCGAAGCGGCCCTCGTAGACGTTCTCGGTCAGCAGGGACTGGCCCTGCGCCTGCGACAGGAGCGCCTGGAACTGCGCGAGCATGTCGGTGGGGAAGCCGGGATAGGGAAGCGTGGCGACGTCGGCGGCCACGAGCTGCGCGCCGGGCAGCACACGGATGAAGTCCGCACCGGTCCGCAGCTGCACACCCGCCGCGCGCATGCGGTCCAGCGGGCGGGCCAGGTGCGCGGGGTCGACGCCCTCGATGGTCACGTCCCCACCGGTCATCGCCGCGGCGACGGCGAAGGTACCGGCCTCGATCCGGTCCCCGACGACGCGGTGCCGGCAGGGCGTCAGCGCCTCGACGCCCTCGATGGTCAGCTCCGGCGTGCCCGCACCGGTGATGCGTGCCCCGAGGCCGTTGAGGAAGTCGATCAGGTCGGCGATCTCGGGCTCACGGGCGACGTTGCGCAGGCGGGTGGTCCCCCGCGCGGTCGTGGCCGCCATGACGAGGTTCTCGGTTGCCCCGACGCTGGCGTACTCCAGCTCGTAGTCGGCGCCGACCAGCCCTCGGGGTGCACGGGCCTCGAAGTGCTCGGCGCCCACGGTGATCTCCGCACCCAGGGCCGCCATGCCCTCCAGGTGCAGGTCGACGCCACGGGACCCGAGGTTGCAGCCGCCGGGCTGGGCGATGTGGGCGTAGCCCATCCGCGCCATCAGGGGCCCGAATGTGGCCAGGGAGGATCGCAGCCGGCCCGCCAGCTCGAGCGTGGTCCCCTCCCCCAGCTGGTCGGGCACGTCGATGGTGACCGTGTGGGTTCCCGCGCCGTCGGCTTCGATGGCGACGGTGGCGCCGAGGTGGCGCACCACGTCGGCCATGGCGAAGGTATCGGAGATCCCGGGGACGTTGGCGAGCACGCTGGTGCCGGGCGCCAGGAGGGCGGCCGCGAACAGCTTCAGCGCAGAGTTCTTGGCGCCACCGATCCGGACGGTACCGGTCAGGGTCGCGGGCCCGCGGACGACGAAGGCGTCCTCGTCGGGGGCCAACGCCGCGCGTGTGTGCGATCCGTCGACAAGCGGGGCGTCGACGGTGTGTGAGGTGGCGGTCATCGCGCTCGGATTGTATCCCCGGTGGGCTGCAGTCCCCGGGAGCTCCCGGCCCGATGGGCAGGGTGCACCGCCACCGCCAGGGGGTGTGGAGGAGCCCACGAACGGGTGCAGCCGGTCAGGATGCGTCGCCGAACAGCGGCAGGCGGACATCCATCGTGGTCCCTCCGCCGGGGGTGTCACGCAGCGCGATCGATCCGCCGTGCGCCTCGACGATGGTCTTCACGGTGTACAGGCCGAGGCCGGTCCCGCGGACGTCGCCACGGGCGAACCGGCCGAAGACGTTCACGCCGGCGGGCATGCCGGGTCCGTGGTCGACCACGAGCATCTGGGCCATGCCGTCGGTGCGTTCGACGACGACCTCCACCGGCGAGCTGCCGGGGACGTACCGCAGGGCGTTGGCGATCAGGTTCTGCACGACGCGGGTCAGCTGATCGGCGTCGCCCCAGGCGATGACGGTGGGGTCACAGCTGGCGCTGAGGCGGCTCCGCTGCTCGGGTGCGGCGATCATCAGCGCCTCCGACACGACGTGGTGGAGGGGTACGGCGACCTGCTTGTCGGGCTGCAGCTCCCCGGCGTCGGCCCTGGCGGAGTCCATCATGTCGTCCAGCATCCGGCTCACCCGCAGGGCCTGGCGCTCGATGGTGTCCAGCGCCTCCTCTCGGTCCTGTTCGCTCAGCCGGCCACCGGCACGCCGCAGGGTCTTCGCGAACCCCAGGACGGCGGTGATGGGGGTGCGCAGGTCGTGGGTGATGCCCTCGACGTAGTCGGCGCGACGCCGGTTGCCCTCGTGGAGCAGCCGGTTCGCCTCGGCCTGACTGGCGAGCAGCCGGGCGTTGCTGATCGCCAGCGCCGCCTGGCGCGACAGCGCCGCCCCGACCTGTGTGCAGAGGCTGGTGAACCCGCGCGGGTTGGCGTCGGTGTGGGCGACGACCAGGTAGCCGATCTCCAGCTCCCCGACCAGCAGGGGCAGGCCGTGCACGCTGATGGCGCCCGTCTCCCGATCCCAGGGCCCGGCGAGCCACGGGCAGGTCCGTGTGTCCTGGGTCAGGAACGGCTCGACGGAGGCGAACATCTCCTCCGCCGCCCGCCGTCCCTCGGCGTGGATGACGTCACCGGGCTCCCAGGTCCGATCCGAGGAGTGGAAGGCCGCGAGCTCGAGCTCCGACCGGTCGTCGTCCCACAGGTAGATGGCCGACCGTTCGCACGACAGGGCGTTGGCGGCGTGTCGGGCGATGTGGTTGACGATGCGGTCGGGGTCCAGGCCCGACGCCTGCGCCACACCGGCGATGGCCTCGAGGATCTCCACCTTGCCCTCGAGGTCGGCGAGGGTGTCGACCCGTCGCAGCGCCGCCCATGCCTCCGAGGCCAGCGCCCCGGCGAGCTCGAGGGAGTCGTCGTCGCGACGCCGGACCCCCTCGCCCACCAGCGCCAGGACCGTGCCGGCCGGCTGGGGGCCGGCGGGGATCGCCAGCGCCGCGGTCGTCACGCCGTTGACCGGCAGCTCGAGGAGCTGGGCGAGGCCGGTCTCGGCGACGTCGTCGAGGGCCGAGGGGCTGTCCATGTGGATGGACTCGGCGACCTCCTGGTGGTCACCGATGGCCACCGAACCGTCCCACCCCGTCGGGCCTCGCGTCAGCATGTAGCCGGCGTCGCCGGGCAGCAGGTCCTGCAGGACCATCGCGACGGCGGCCACCACCTCGTCACGCCGGGCCGACTGGGCCAGCGCACGGGAGTAGACGTTGCGGGCGTGGGTCCGTGGGTCGGTGGAGCGGACGGCACGGAAGAACGACCCGAACCCGGCCGGCCGGCCGTCGGCGTCGGTCAGGCGGGTGTAGGCCGTGACACACACCTCGATGGTGCGCCCGTCGGCGTGGCGACGAGGGAAGACCAGCGGCACCTCCTCGGCCCAGTCCTCGAAGGTCGCGAGCGCGCTGCGGAGGTCGTCGCGTTGTGCCGGTGTCAGATGGGGCAGCGGCCCCCCGAGCACGTCATCGCGCCTGAAGCCGGTCAGCGACTCGGCGGCGCGGTTCCACTCCACGACGTTGAGCTCGGCGTCGGTGGCGCAGAAGGCCTCGGGACAGACGTCGAGGACTCCGTCGAAGCTGGTGGGTTGTGCGGTGGGGTGGGATATGGCCACGAGTCGTTTCGCGCTGGAGGTGTGAGGGGGCGGTCACCTCGGCGTGACTCGAATGGTAAGGCCAGAAGCCACTCGAGGGGGCCCCTGTTGACACGCCATCTCCAGAACGTGCACAGCAGGGTCGTCACGACGAAGAACCGTGCCACCTGCAGGACCGCGTCCTCGACGGAGCTGCGCCCCTCCAGCCACTCGGGCGCGACCGCCAGCACCAGGAGGTGGCCGGTGTAGACGGTGAGCGCCATCTGGCCCACCGCGACCAGGGGGAACGACAGCCGCGGGAGGAGCGACCCGAGCACGAGGCTCGCACCCAGGACGGCCACGGCCACGGCGACGGCCCCGACGACGTTGAGCGGCGTGCCGCTGTGCCCCTCGGCCAGCAGGTACGGGGAGTCCGCGGCAGCGGCGCTGCTGCTCCTGGCGAGCTCGCTGGCACCGTAGGCGGCAGCGGCCACGACCGTCCCGCCGGTCACGAGCATCCACTGGGTCGCCCGGTCACGCAGGTCGGCACGGCCGACCAGCACGCCGACCAGCACGGCAGGCGCCCAGGTCATCACCGGGTAGAAGCCGGTCACGAGGATGTCGCCCACGACACCGACCACGTCCAGGGGGTTGTCGGTGATGCCGCGCACCGACAGCGCGGAGCCGAAGAGGGCGATGTAGGTGGTGGGACCGATCACGGTCCAGCCGGCGGTCAGCGTCACCAGCCACCCCGTCGGCAGCATCGCGCCCAGACCACCGACGACGTAGTAGGCGGCGTAGTAGTGGAGGATCACCGCGACCGGGGTGGGCAGCATCTGCAGCGCCAACCCGAGGGGGAGGAAGATCACGGCCCGCCAGGCGACCTTGGTCCATGCAACGGTGCGGCGCCGGGCGGCGTCGGGCATGCCGCGATGGGTCCCCCTGAACAGCAGGCTGACCCCGACGCCCGCCAGCATGACGAACAGCATCGACGCGCGACCGTAGGAGGTCCGGTAGATCCAGCCGGCCGTCGTCGTGGTGTCCGGGTCGAACGGGCCGAAGTGGACCATGACCATCCCGAGGATGGCGAGCGCCCGGGCGATGTCGATGCCCAGGATCCGGTCGCGGCGGGCGATGGTGGCGGTCACGTCGTCCAATGATGCGACCCTCGGCTGGGGCGTGCCGTGGGCTTGACCAAGTCTTTCGGTCCGCCGACGTCCCGCGCCGCTCGTGGCGAGCGGCACCGATGATGCGCTAGACCGGTGGCATGCGAACCATCCACGCTGTCCTGCTCGTGGCCGTCCTGGTGCTGACCGGCTGCGGTGGTGACGGTGGTGGGGACGAGGCCGTGCAGCAGACCACCGAGCCGTCACCCACGGCGGTCGCCGAGGTCGAGACGGTGACCCCGCCGGAGAATCCCAAGGACGAGGCGGGCCTCGAGGTCGACCTCGACCCCAACGACGACGACCCCATCGAGGCGGAGGAGGATCCGTCGGCACCCGACGACGACCCGCTGGAGCTCGAGCCGGAGGACGACACGGCGGAGCCGACCGGACCGCCGACCGAGGGCCTGCCGGGAGGTCGGTACGTGCAGATCGACACGGTGACGGCATCGGGCAGCGCCTACGCCGTGGAGTTCACCCCGTACAACTTCGTTCCCCTGATCGGCTCGGGAGACCAGGACTTCCACATCCACTTCTTCTGGAACAGCGTCGAGCCGCAGAACGCCGGCACCAACGGCCCTGCCCCGGGCGACTGGTTCCTCTACGACGGCGGCTCGCCGTTCACCGGCTACACCTTCGCCGCGCGGCCGCCGGAGGCGACGCAGATGTGCGCGCTGGTCGCGGACTCCGCACACGGCGTCACCGTCGGGTCGGGCAACTGCGTGACCCTTCCGTAGGCGAACGGGGGCAACGACAACGCCCGCCCCGGGGAGGGGCGGGCGTCACATGGGTTCTGTCGTGGTTGTTGGCCTAGGCCGGCGCCGGCGCGTTCGCCCCGCGACCCGGCGTGGTGAACTTCTCCACCATGGCGTGGGCCGCGTCCTTGTCGGCGACCTCCTCGGCGAAGTCCGCCAGGACGGTCAGCTTGCCGTCGGCGTACTGCAGGAAGCCGGAGCGGACGGCGAAGGTCGTCCGGGTGCCGTCGGCACCGACGAGCTCCAGCGGGGCCGCGGCGAGCAGCAGCAGCACCGGCTGGTGGCCGGTGAGGATGCCGATCTCGCCCTCGGTCGAGCGGGCGTACACCTCGGACACATCACCCTCGAACAGGGCGCGGTCCGGCGAGACGATCTTCGCGTCAATCACTTGCGAACCTCCGGTTCGACGATCATGCGTCTTCGAGCTTCTTGGCGTTCGCCAGGACGTCGTCGATGCCACCGGCGTTGAAGAAGGCCTGCTCGGGGATGTGGTCGAGCTCACCGTCGATGAGCTTCTCGAAGGACTCCACCGTGTCGGCGATCGGCACGGTGACGCCGTCGACGCCGGTGAACTGCTTGGCGACGTAGAAGGGCTGGGAGAAGAACCGCTGCACCTTGCGGGCGCGCTGCACGGTGACCTTGTCCTCCTCCGTCAGCTCGTCGAGGCCCAGGATGGCGATGATGTCCTGCAGGTCCTTGTAGCGCTGGAGCACCTGCTGGGTGCGCTGGGCGACGTCGTAGTGACGCTGGCCGACGACCTCCGGGGTCAGGATCCGGCTGGAGGAGTCCAGCGGGTCCACGGCCGGGTAGATGCCGAGCTCGGAGATGGCACGCGAGAGCACCGTCTGGGCGTCGAGGTGGGCGAAGGTGGCGTGCGGCGCCGGGTCGGTGATGTCGTCAGCGGGGACGTACACGGCCTGGATTGAGGTCACCGAGTGACCCTTGGTCGAGGTGATCCGCTCCTGCAGCATGCCCATCTCGTTGGAGAGGGTGGGCTGGTAACCCACGGCCGACGGCATGCGGCCGAGCAGGGTGGAGACCTCCGAGCCCGCCTGGGTGAAGCGGAAGATGTTGTCGATGAAGAGCAGCACGTCCTTCTGGTCGACGTCGCGGAAGTACTCCGCCATCGTCAGCGCAGACAGGGCGACGCGAAGGCGCACGCCCGGCGGCTCGTCCATCTGACCAAAGACCAGCGCGGTCTTCTCGAGCACGCCGGCTTCCTCCATCTCGATGCGGAGGTCGGTGCCCTCACGGGTGCGCTCGCCGACGCCGGCGAACACCGAGAACCCACCGTGCTGCTCGGCGACGCGCTGGATCATCTCCTGGATGACCACGGTCTTGCCCACACCGGCACCACCGAACAGACCGATCTTCCCACCCTCCACGAAGGGCTGGATCAGGTCGATGACCTTGATGCCGGTCTCGAACATCTTGGCCTGCGGCTCGAGCTCGTCGAAGGGCGGCGAGTCGCGGTGGATGGACCAGTAATCCGACGCGTGGATCTCGCTGGCGTCGACGTCGAGGGGCTCGCCCAGGACGTTGTAGACGTGACCCAGCACACCCTCGCCGACCGGCACCTGGATGGGCTTGCCGGTGTTGCGGACGACCGTGCCACGACGCAGGCCGTCCGTGGGCTGCATCATGATCGCGCGGATGACGCGGTCACCGACGTGCTGGGCGACCTCGGCGGTGAGGATGTCGCTCTTGCCGTCCAGCTCACGGGTCAGCTTCAGCGCCGTGTTGATCTCGGGCAGCTCGTCCGGAGGGAACTCGACGTCGATGACAGGCCCGACGATCGAGAGGATCCGGCCTTCTGCGAGGTTCTCGCTCATGTTGTTGATGCTCCTAGTGCCGAAGGCAGTGAAAGGTGAGGAGTGTCTAACCGTTGGACAGGGCCTCGGCCCCGCCGACGATCTCGGAAATCTCGGTGGTGATTGCAGCCTGGCGGGCCTGGTTGGCCTCGATGGTGAGCTTGTCCAGGACGTCGCCGGCGTTGTCGGTGGCCGACTTCATCGCCCGCTGGCGGCTGGCGTGTTCCGACGCGGCGGACTCCAGCAGGCCGGCGAACACCTGGTGCTCGACGTAGCGGGGGATCAGCGCGTCGAGGATCGCCTCGGGCTCGGGCTCGATCATGAACTCCGGGCTGATGCCCTCGCCGCCCTCGAGCGCCCGACGGTCGACGGGCAGGATCTGCACGGCGTTGGGGGTCTGGGTCAGGGCGGACTTGAAGTCGGTGTAGATCAGGAAGACCCGGTCGACGTCGGTGTCGATGAAGGCCTGCACGATCGGTTCGGCAACGGCCGCCGCGTCGGCGTAGGTCGGCTTGTCGGTGACACCCTCCCACGTCGTGGCAGGGGTGTAGCCGCGGTAACGGAAGTACCCGTCACCCTTCTTGCCGACCGTGTGCAGCTGCACCGACAGGCCAGCAGCGACCTCCCGCTCGATGACCCGCTCGGCCAGGCGCAGCGCGTTGGTGTTGTACGCGCCGGCCAGGCCGCGGTCGGAGGTGATCACGATGACCGCGGCCGTGGTGGGGTTCTCACGGTCCTGCAGGATCGGGTGCTGACCGATCGTGGACTCGGCGGCGAGGTCGCGGATGACCCGCGAGATGCCTTCCGCGTAGGGGCGCGCAGACTCCACGGCTTGCCGAGCCTTGGTGATGCGGCTGGCCGCGATCAGCTCCATCGCCTTGGTGATCTTCTTCGTCGAGTTGACGCTCTTGATCCGGCGACGCAGCGCGCGGAGTTCTGCTGCTCCTGGCATGGATCGGTTCCTTGGTGGTCAGGGGTGTCTGACGTGGCGGCGCCCTGCCGGGCGCTAGCTGCCCGACAGCGTGTCGAGGTCTTCCATGGTCACGTTCTCCTCGACCTCAGCGGTCTCGCTGGGGACGAAGGTGGCCTTGAAGCCCTCGACACCGGTCTTCAGCGAGGCCTGGACCTCGTCGGAGTACACGCCGTTGTTGAGCGACTCGAGCGCGTCGGCGTGACGAGTGCTGAAGTA
The nucleotide sequence above comes from Euzebya pacifica. Encoded proteins:
- a CDS encoding DUF418 domain-containing protein; protein product: MTATIARRDRILGIDIARALAILGMVMVHFGPFDPDTTTTAGWIYRTSYGRASMLFVMLAGVGVSLLFRGTHRGMPDAARRRTVAWTKVAWRAVIFLPLGLALQMLPTPVAVILHYYAAYYVVGGLGAMLPTGWLVTLTAGWTVIGPTTYIALFGSALSVRGITDNPLDVVGVVGDILVTGFYPVMTWAPAVLVGVLVGRADLRDRATQWMLVTGGTVVAAAAYGASELARSSSAAAADSPYLLAEGHSGTPLNVVGAVAVAVAVLGASLVLGSLLPRLSFPLVAVGQMALTVYTGHLLVLAVAPEWLEGRSSVEDAVLQVARFFVVTTLLCTFWRWRVNRGPLEWLLALPFESRRGDRPLTPPARNDSWPYPTPPHNPPASTESSTSVPRPSAPPTPSSTSWSGTAPPSR
- a CDS encoding F0F1 ATP synthase subunit epsilon; the encoded protein is MIDAKIVSPDRALFEGDVSEVYARSTEGEIGILTGHQPVLLLLAAAPLELVGADGTRTTFAVRSGFLQYADGKLTVLADFAEEVADKDAAHAMVEKFTTPGRGANAPAPA
- the atpD gene encoding F0F1 ATP synthase subunit beta, with amino-acid sequence MSENLAEGRILSIVGPVIDVEFPPDELPEINTALKLTRELDGKSDILTAEVAQHVGDRVIRAIMMQPTDGLRRGTVVRNTGKPIQVPVGEGVLGHVYNVLGEPLDVDASEIHASDYWSIHRDSPPFDELEPQAKMFETGIKVIDLIQPFVEGGKIGLFGGAGVGKTVVIQEMIQRVAEQHGGFSVFAGVGERTREGTDLRIEMEEAGVLEKTALVFGQMDEPPGVRLRVALSALTMAEYFRDVDQKDVLLFIDNIFRFTQAGSEVSTLLGRMPSAVGYQPTLSNEMGMLQERITSTKGHSVTSIQAVYVPADDITDPAPHATFAHLDAQTVLSRAISELGIYPAVDPLDSSSRILTPEVVGQRHYDVAQRTQQVLQRYKDLQDIIAILGLDELTEEDKVTVQRARKVQRFFSQPFYVAKQFTGVDGVTVPIADTVESFEKLIDGELDHIPEQAFFNAGGIDDVLANAKKLEDA
- a CDS encoding F0F1 ATP synthase subunit gamma, yielding MPGAAELRALRRRIKSVNSTKKITKAMELIAASRITKARQAVESARPYAEGISRVIRDLAAESTIGQHPILQDRENPTTAAVIVITSDRGLAGAYNTNALRLAERVIEREVAAGLSVQLHTVGKKGDGYFRYRGYTPATTWEGVTDKPTYADAAAVAEPIVQAFIDTDVDRVFLIYTDFKSALTQTPNAVQILPVDRRALEGGEGISPEFMIEPEPEAILDALIPRYVEHQVFAGLLESAASEHASRQRAMKSATDNAGDVLDKLTIEANQARQAAITTEISEIVGGAEALSNG